A single genomic interval of Labrus bergylta chromosome 18, fLabBer1.1, whole genome shotgun sequence harbors:
- the nrd1a gene encoding nardilysin, protein MPLTNKSRNAPACDSPGSGRTEPSAEARQDNRTTGDGGGEDNVGDSEIIKSPYDPKQYRYVVLDNGLRALLISDYSGPAESEDDDSDGEEEEGDDESGGETEDESEEDEEDDDEQGSDGDDDDDDDDDDEGDKKKRNAEKQSAAALCVGVGSFSDPSDLPGLAHFLEHMVFMGSEKYPSENGFDAFLKKHGGSDNASTDCERTVFQFDIQRKIFKEALDRWAQFFICPLMIRDAIDREVEAVDSEYQLAKPSDSHRKEMLFGSLAKPGHPMGKFCWGNAETLKHEPKKKKINVYKRLRAFWKKHYSAHYMTLAVQSKEKLDTLEEWVREIFSKVPNNNLPQPEFSNMPDPFDTPAFNKLYRVVPVRKVHALNITWALPPQEKYYRVKPLHYMSWLIGHEGTGSILSVLRKKCWALALFGGNSETGFDQNTTYSIFSISITLTDEGFQNFYQVTQLVFQYLKMLQTLGPQQRIYEEIQNIEANEFHYQEQIDPIEYVEDICENMQLFPKKDFLTGDQLMFEYQPEVIRAALSLLTPERANLMLLSPEHEGQCPLREKWFGTQYSVDDIQQEWMERWMGNLELNSDLHLPVENEFIATDFTLKPSDCPDTELPVRIADSDRGCLWYKKDNKFKIPKAYIRFHIISPVIQQSAKNVVLLDLLVNILGHNLAEPAYEAEVAQLEYKLVAGEHGLVIKVKGFNHKLPLLFHLIIDHLADFSAAPDVFSMFAEQLKKTYFNILIKPEKLGKDVRLLILEHSRWSMVEKYQALTAGLSSEDLMEFSRSLRAELYAEGLVQGNFSSTESQQFLQYVTEKLQFSKLPAEVPVMFRVVELPLKNHICKVKSLNKGDANSEVTVYYQSGLKALREHTLMELLVMHMEEPCFDFLRTKETLGYHVYPTCRNTSGVLGFSVTVETQATKFNTELVELKIEEFLASFGETLDSLTEDAFNTQVTALVKLKECEDTHLGEEVDRNWAEVVTQQYVFDRLNREIAALKQMTQAELVSWFKEQRGENSRKLSVHVVGFGAEENDEDAGGKKHKGEEGKEEELHSSAYGEVSKLTFLPAKMAGAVAIMDIPAFTKGLPLFPYHKILE, encoded by the exons ATGCCGCTGACAAACAAATCCAGGAACGCCCCGGCGTGTGACTCTCCAGGCTCAGGCCGAACTGAACCCTCAGCAGAAGCTCGGCAGGACAACCGGACTACAGGGGACGGTGGAGGAGAGGACAATGTTGGAGACAGTGAGATAATCAAGTCCCCCTATGACCCCAAGCAGTACAG GTATGTTGTGCTTGACAACGGGCTGCGAGCTCTGCTCATCTCAGACTATAGCGGCCCGGCGGAGTCTGAAGACGATGACTCGGacggagaagaggaagagggtgaTGATGAATCCGGAGGTGAAACGGAAGATGAGtctgaggaggatgaagaagacgACGACGAGCAGGGCAGCgacggtgatgatgatgacgacgacgaCGATGACGATGAGGGGgataagaagaaaagaaatgcagagaAACAG tctgcaGCCGCTCTGTGTGTGGGAGTGGGCAGCTTCAGCGATCCCAGTGACCTCCCTGGCCTCGCTCACTTTCTTGAACACA TGGTGTTTATGGGCAGCGAGAAGTATCCCTCAGAAAACGGCTTTGATGCCTTCCTCAAGAAGCACGGCGGGAGTGACAATGCCTCCACCGACTGCGAGAGGACGGTCTTCCAGTTTGACATCCAGAGGAAAATCTTCAAAGAGGCTCTtgacag GTGGGCTCAGTTCTTCATCTGCCCCCTGATGATACGAGACGCCATTGATAGGGAGGTGGAGGCCGTTGACAGTG AGTACCAGCTGGCTAAGCCGTCAGACTCCCACAGGAAGGAGATGCTGTTTGGCAGTTTGGCCAAACCTGGACACCCTATGGGCAAGTTCTGCTGGG GTAATGCTGAGACGCTGAAGCATgagccaaagaagaagaagatcaatGTCTATAAGCGGTTGCGTGCCTTCTGGAAGAAACACTACTCTGCCCACTACATGACTCTTGCAGTGCAGTCTAAAG AGAAGCTGGACACTCTGGAGGAGTGGGTGAGAGAGATCTTCAGCAAGGTGCCTAACAA CAATCTGCCACAGCCAGAATTCTCCAATATGCCGGATCCCTTTGACACACCAGCCTTCAACAAGCTGTACAGAG ttgtCCCAGTTAGGAAAGTCCATGCTTTGAATATCACCTGGGCCCTCCCCCCTCAGGAGAAATACTACAG agtgaaGCCTCTCCACTATATGTCTTGGCTGATTGGCCATGAAGGCACAGGAAGCATCCTCTCCGTGCTCAGGAAGAA gtgctGGGCCTTGGCTTTGTTCGGAGGAAACAGCGAAACTGGCTTCGATCAAAACACCACCTACTCTATCTTCTCCatttccatcaccctcactgATGAAGGCTTCCAAAACTTCTATCAG GTGACTCAGCTGGTGTTCCAGTACCTGAAGATGCTGCAGACACTTGGACCACAGCAAAg AATATATGAAGAGATCCAGAATATTGAAGCCAATGAGTTTCACTACCAGGAGCAA attgaccCTATAGAATATGTGGAGGACATTTGTGAGAACATGCAGCTCTTCCCCAAAAAGGACTTCCTGACAGGAGATCAGCTGATGTTCGAGTACCAGCCAGAA gttatTAGAGCAgctctgtccctcctcaccccaGAGAGAGCCAACCTGATGCTGCTGTCACCAGAACACGAGGGCCAGTGTCCCCTCAGGGAGAAGTGGTTTGGCACACAATACAGCGTGGATG ACATCCAGCAGGAGTGGATGGAGCGGTGGATGGGAAACCTGGAGCTGAACAGCGACCTTCACCTTCCCGTTGAAAACGAGTTCATCG CCACCGACTTCACCCTGAAGCCCTCCGACTGCCCAGACACCGAGCTCCCTGTCCGGATAGCCGACAGCGACAGAGGCTGCCTGTGGTACAAGAAGGACAACAAGTTCAAAATCCCCAAAG cctACATCAGATTCCACATAATCTCTCCTGTAATCCAGCAGTCTGCTAAGAA TGTGGTCTTGTTAGACCTGCTGGTCAACATCCTCGGACATAACCTTGCAGAGCCGGCCTATGAGGCTGAAGTGGCTCAGCTGGAGTATAAACTGGTAGCTGGTGAGCACGGCTTGGTCATCAAGGTTAAAGGGTTTAACCACAAACTGCCT ctgctGTTCCACCTGATCATTGACCACCTGGCGGATTTCTCTGCCGCCCCTGACGTCTTCAGCATGTTCGcagagcagctcaagaaaacctACTTCAACATCCTCATTAAACCTGAGAAGCTCGGCAA GGATGTGCGTTTGCTTATCCTGGAGCATTCTCGCTGGTCCATGGTGGAGAAGTATCAGGCTCTGACAGCTGGTCTGAGCAGCGAGGATCTGATGGAGTTCAGCCGGAGTCTCAGGGCAGAGCTGTACGCCGAGGGTCTGGTGCAGGGCAACTTCAGCAGCACG GAATCACAGCAGTTCCTTCAGTATGTCACCGA AAAATTGCAGTTTTCCAAGCTGCCAGCAGAGGTGCCGGTGATGTTCCGAGTGGTGGAACTTCCGCTGAAGAACCACATCTGTAAGGTCAAATCACTCAATAAAGGAGACGCCAACTCTGAGGTCACCGTGTACTACCAG tCTGGCCTAAAGGCGTTGAGGGagcacacactgatggagctgctggtG ATGCACATGGAGGAACCCTGCTTTGACTTCCTCAGGACCAAAGAGACTCTGGG GTACCATGTCTACCCCACCTGCAGGAACACCTCGGGCGTACTTGGATTCTCTGTCACCGTGGAAACACAGGCCACCAAGTTCAA TACTGAGCTGGTGGAGTTAAAGATTGAAGAGTTCTTGGCTTCATTTGGGGAGACGCTCGATTCGCTGACTGAGGACGCCTTTAATACTCag GTGACTGCTTTGGTGAAGCTGAAGGAATGTGAGGACACTCACCTGGGTGAGGAGGTGGACAGGAACTGGGCCGAGGTGGTTACACAGCAATATGTGTTTGACAGACTTAACAGAGAG ATCGCCGCTCTGAAGCAGATGACCCAGGCTGAGCTGGTCTCCTGGTTCAAAGAACAGCGAGGAGAGAACAGCCGCAAACTCAGCGTGCAT GTGGTGGGCTTTGGTGCTGAAGAGAATGATGAGGATGCTGGTGGTAAGAAACATAAAGGAGAAGAGGGCAAAGAGGAAGAGTTACACAGCTCTGCGTACGGTGAGGTGTCTAAGCTCACCTTCCTTCCTGCCAAGATGGCGGGCGCTGTAGCCATCATGGACATACCAGCTTTCACTAAAGGCCTGCCACTCTTTCCCTATCACAAGATACTTGAATAA